Proteins encoded together in one Psilocybe cubensis strain MGC-MH-2018 chromosome 8, whole genome shotgun sequence window:
- a CDS encoding putative glycosidase C21B10.07, producing the protein MSSLLKIFIVAYTTASALAATYSQTDSHIGSDFLNAFSLEAISDPTHGRVNYVDAGTAASQNLTFTSSNTFIMRADFKKTLDPNGPGRNSVRMMSNKQYTTSVMVFNIRHMPQGCGTWPAVWTVGADWPNQGEIDILEGVNDQGPDQVTLHTGNGGCTMPSSRSQTGSIVGDDCDTADTNNAGCSVKVDDSRSYGPTFNSNGGGWYAVERTNSFIKVWFWARNAGGIPSDVSSGSTTVDTDNWGTPRAFFPSTSCSISEKFGPHNIIFDCGDWAGAVYGNSGCPSTCVGLDFVNNNPSAFTNAYFDFAWLKIYT; encoded by the exons ATGTCTTCCCTTCTCAAGATATTCATTGTGGCGTACACCACGGCCTCTGCTCTCGCCGCGACGTACTCGCAGACAGATAGCCATATCGGATCCGACTTCCTCAATGCCTTTTCACTGGAAGCAATATCGGACCCCACTCACGGTCGTGT GAATTATGTAGACGCTGGTACCGCCGCCAGCCAGAACCTCACATTTACGTCTAGCAACACCTTCATTATGCGTGCTGACTTCAAGAAGACATTGGACCCAAATGGTCCCGGCAGAAATTCTGTCAGGATGATGTCAAACAAACAGTACACTACCTCTGTCATGGT ATTTAACATTCGACATATGCCTCAGGGGTGCGG AACGTGGCCCGCTGTTTGGACGGTAGGCGCTGACTGGCCGAATCAG GGGGAGATCGATATCCTGGAAGGAGTCAACGACCAGGGTCCTGACCAAGTGACATTGCACACTGGCAACG GAGGATGTACCATGCCTTCTTCTCGATCACAAACCGG ATCGATCGTCGGGGATGATTGCGATACAGCAGATACAAACAATGCTGGTTGCAGCGTCAAGGTCGATGACTCACGGAGCTATGGACCGACCTTCAACTCGAACGGGGGAGGATG GTATGCAGTGGAGCGTACGAATTCTTTCATCAAGGTCTGGTTCTGGGCCAGAAATGCTGGAGGTATTCCTTCGGACGTTTCAAGCGGCTCCACCACAGTGGACACTGATAACTGG GGTACTCCCCGAGCTTTCTTCCCAAGCACCAGCTGTTCTATCTCTGAGAAATTTGGTCCTCACAACATCATTTTCGATT GCGGTGACTGGGCGGGCGCGGTTTACGGGAACTCTGGATGTCCTTCTACTTGTGTCG GTTTAGACTTTGTCAACAACAATCCTTCAGCGTTTACTAACGCTTACTTCGATTTCGCTTGGCTCAAGATCTATACTTAA
- a CDS encoding Ubiquitin-conjugating enzyme E2 1 — translation MALKRINKELIDLGRDPPSSCSAGPTGDNMFQWQATIMGPGDSPYAGGVFFLSITFPTDYPFKPPKVSFTTKIYHPNINANGSICLDILRDQWSPALTISKVLLSICSMLTDPNPDDPLVPDIAHLYKTDRTRYEATAREWTRKYAM, via the exons ATGGCCCTCAAGCGCATCAACAAG GAATTGATTGATCTCGGCCGTgatcctccctcctcctgcaGCGCCGGGCCTACTGGTGATAACATGTTCCAGTGGCAAGCTACGATTATGGGACCC GGTGACTCTCCATATGCTGGCGgtgtcttcttcctctccatTACATTCCCCACCGATTACCCTTTCAAACCTCCTAAGGTCAGCTTCACGACCAAGATCTACCACCCTAACATCAACGCCAATGGTTCCATTTGCTTGGATATCCTACGAGACCAATGGTCGCCCGCCCTTACGATCTCAAAGG TCTTGTTATCCATCTGTTCGATGCTGACAGACCCGAACCCCGACGATCCTTTGGTACCTGACATTGCTCATTTGTACAAGACAGATCGCACTCGTTATGAGGCAACTGCTAGGGAGTGGACAAGGAA ATATGCCATGTAG